A single region of the Biomaibacter acetigenes genome encodes:
- the mobB gene encoding molybdopterin-guanine dinucleotide biosynthesis protein B — protein sequence MSDIPVISFVAKSGTGKTTLLEKVIKELKKRGLRIAIIKHAHEFEIDKPGKDSWRHAKAGADIVALSSFEKFALIEKLQKEITLDEIVSRISGVDLILTEGYKKENKPKIEVFRSEVSKQLLSKPEELIAIASDVRLDVGVPCYDIDDAEGIAAEIQHYIDRTIDTL from the coding sequence ATGAGTGATATACCGGTTATTTCTTTTGTAGCAAAGTCCGGAACAGGGAAGACCACTTTACTTGAAAAAGTCATAAAAGAGCTAAAAAAACGAGGCTTAAGAATTGCTATCATAAAACACGCCCATGAGTTTGAGATCGATAAACCGGGTAAGGATTCCTGGCGGCATGCAAAGGCTGGGGCAGATATAGTTGCCCTATCCTCTTTTGAAAAATTTGCCCTTATAGAAAAGCTCCAAAAAGAAATAACCCTGGATGAAATCGTCTCCAGGATATCCGGTGTAGATCTGATTTTAACAGAAGGGTACAAAAAAGAAAATAAGCCAAAGATCGAAGTCTTTAGATCGGAAGTTAGCAAGCAGCTTTTGTCAAAACCAGAGGAGCTCATTGCCATTGCCAGCGATGTAAGATTAGATGTGGGAGTGCCCTGTTATGATATAGACGACGCAGAAGGTATAGCAGCAGAAATTCAGCATTACATCGACAGGACCATAGATACATTATAA
- a CDS encoding OadG-related small transporter subunit, whose product MSVFFETLRIMGMGMTGIFVSILLFYGLILTMIKIFPR is encoded by the coding sequence ATGAGTGTGTTTTTTGAAACCCTTCGGATTATGGGCATGGGAATGACAGGTATTTTTGTTTCCATACTGCTCTTCTACGGTCTGATATTAACTATGATAAAAATTTTTCCAAGGTAA
- a CDS encoding sodium ion-translocating decarboxylase subunit beta produces MEELLYGLYNLSIYQVIMFIIGGALIYLAIKKEYEPMLLLPIGFGAILANIPFSSAVGKEGFLSLLFHAGILTELFPILIFIAVGAMIDFKPLLQQPFMLFFGAAAQFGIFFTMAMAALLGFNLKEAASIGIIGAADGPTSIYVATRFARHLLAPISVAAYSYMSLVPIIQPPVIRILTTPEERKIHMKPNFGRKISSTVEILFPIVTTIVAGVLAPISVALIGSLMFGNLIRVSGVLERLSKAAQNELANLVTLLLGITIGSTMTAEQFLNASTLMIIGMGLVAFVFDTAGGVIFAKILNIFLKDKVNPMVGACGISAFPMSARVIQKMAQQEDPSNFVLMQAVGANVAGQIGSIIAGGLILTLVK; encoded by the coding sequence TTGGAGGAACTGCTCTATGGCTTATACAATCTAAGTATTTATCAAGTAATAATGTTCATAATAGGCGGAGCATTGATCTATCTTGCCATCAAGAAAGAGTACGAGCCAATGCTTTTGTTGCCCATAGGGTTTGGAGCAATACTCGCCAATATACCTTTTTCTTCGGCAGTGGGAAAAGAAGGCTTTTTAAGTCTGCTTTTTCATGCCGGGATTTTGACGGAACTTTTCCCCATACTCATTTTTATAGCAGTAGGGGCTATGATCGACTTTAAACCGTTGCTGCAACAGCCTTTCATGCTTTTTTTCGGAGCAGCGGCTCAATTCGGCATATTTTTTACTATGGCCATGGCGGCTTTGCTTGGGTTCAACCTTAAAGAGGCGGCATCCATCGGCATCATCGGCGCCGCCGATGGTCCTACATCCATCTATGTGGCCACCAGGTTCGCACGGCATTTACTCGCACCCATTTCGGTGGCGGCGTATTCTTACATGTCTCTTGTCCCTATCATTCAGCCTCCGGTCATAAGGATTTTGACTACACCGGAAGAAAGAAAGATACATATGAAACCCAATTTTGGCAGAAAGATATCCAGCACTGTAGAGATCCTATTCCCAATAGTTACAACCATAGTTGCGGGAGTTCTTGCACCCATAAGTGTAGCTCTTATAGGTTCCCTCATGTTCGGAAATCTTATACGAGTATCAGGTGTGCTTGAAAGGTTATCAAAGGCCGCTCAGAACGAGCTCGCAAATCTTGTTACCCTTCTTCTGGGTATTACCATAGGCTCCACCATGACTGCGGAACAGTTTTTGAATGCTTCAACTCTTATGATTATAGGCATGGGCCTGGTGGCTTTCGTTTTTGATACCGCAGGCGGGGTCATCTTTGCAAAAATACTAAACATATTTTTAAAAGACAAGGTAAATCCCATGGTGGGTGCATGTGGTATTTCTGCGTTTCCTATGTCAGCCAGGGTCATTCAAAAGATGGCCCAGCAGGAAGATCCATCCAATTTTGTGCTCATGCAGGCGGTGGGTGCCAATGTGGCAGGCCAGATAGGGTCCATCATAGCGGGCGGTCTAATTTTAACTCTTGTAAAATAA